The following proteins are co-located in the Parcubacteria group bacterium genome:
- a CDS encoding FISUMP domain-containing protein: MYKCKIIFGLTFLFTAIFFFCVYHTVDAFTCGTDTVSYGGKNYATVQIGTTQCWFRENLNVGTRIAGTAMPADPAPTLDDPSTVSKWCYNNTEANCTTDGGLYSWAETNALSSVCNTTACTPPAPNQGICPTGWHIPTHDEYTTLERAICTSGTCATDFPFDVTSLGWRGTNEGSKLSTFTLNGNNSSGFTGLLAGGRYTGGSFSDRGAYTSLWSASAQLASNAWARGLGSVQAKIDRNAYTKTYGFTVRCVKVITTSIVTTDAVTSITSTTAVGNGMVTDTGGNNPTRYIEWGTTSGSYSNSCSAGAGSMGAYSCSMTGLSVGTTYYVRAKVVNSAGTTYGSETSFVVTVGSTRNTVKTRGTVKTRGDVKMGNIGN; the protein is encoded by the coding sequence ATGTATAAATGTAAAATTATTTTCGGGCTCACATTCCTTTTTACGGCTATTTTTTTCTTTTGTGTTTATCACACCGTAGATGCTTTTACCTGTGGCACAGACACTGTTTCTTATGGAGGAAAAAACTACGCCACTGTTCAGATTGGCACAACACAATGTTGGTTTAGAGAAAATCTCAATGTTGGCACAAGAATTGCCGGCACTGCAATGCCTGCAGATCCTGCGCCAACTCTCGATGATCCTAGCACCGTTTCCAAATGGTGCTACAATAACACGGAAGCAAATTGTACAACAGATGGTGGACTCTATTCTTGGGCGGAAACCAATGCTCTTTCTAGTGTTTGTAACACGACAGCATGTACTCCGCCAGCTCCCAACCAAGGTATTTGTCCGACAGGGTGGCATATCCCCACTCATGATGAATATACGACTTTGGAAAGGGCAATTTGCACCTCAGGCACATGCGCCACTGATTTTCCATTTGATGTTACTTCTTTGGGTTGGCGTGGTACCAATGAAGGCTCCAAATTATCCACTTTTACTCTCAATGGAAACAATTCCAGCGGTTTCACCGGTTTGCTAGCTGGTGGTCGTTATACTGGTGGCAGTTTCTCTGATCGCGGTGCGTACACGTCCTTGTGGTCTGCGTCTGCACAGTTGGCTTCCAATGCATGGGCACGTGGACTGGGTTCAGTGCAAGCTAAAATCGATCGCAATGCCTACACCAAGACATATGGATTTACAGTTCGTTGTGTCAAGGTTATCACAACTTCCATAGTCACGACCGATGCAGTCACCTCCATCACGTCAACAACAGCCGTTGGTAATGGAATGGTCACTGATACAGGAGGAAACAATCCTACTAGATATATTGAGTGGGGTACTACTAGTGGGTCGTATTCTAATTCTTGTTCAGCTGGTGCCGGGAGTATGGGCGCATATTCATGTAGTATGACAGGTCTTTCGGTTGGCACGACATATTATGTTAGGGCAAAAGTTGTGAACTCAGCCGGCACTACCTATGGAAGCGAGACGAGTTTCGTAGTTACTGTGGGGTCTACGAGAAATACCGTCAAAACACGTGGCACAGTCAAAACTCGCGGAGATGTAAAAATGGGCAATATTGGTAACTGA
- a CDS encoding metal-sensing transcriptional repressor produces MMDKKAKIAIALKKARTSIDQILHAMELSDEKKCFDIIQQNLAVIGLLKSANMLMLESHLDASVESIKNMTPSEKKKMRQIRDEVVRIVQTAQNK; encoded by the coding sequence ATGATGGACAAAAAAGCAAAGATCGCAATCGCACTCAAAAAGGCGCGCACGAGCATCGACCAAATTCTTCATGCGATGGAATTATCGGATGAAAAGAAGTGTTTTGATATCATTCAGCAAAATTTGGCGGTGATCGGACTGCTCAAGTCGGCAAACATGCTCATGTTGGAATCGCATCTGGACGCATCTGTGGAAAGTATAAAAAACATGACACCGTCAGAAAAGAAAAAAATGAGGCAAATTCGTGACGAGGTCGTACGCATCGTGCAAACGGCGCAAAATAAATAA
- a CDS encoding efflux RND transporter periplasmic adaptor subunit — MQKKQKVIFIVSIFVVTIAGGVAILGFPERGVARQSAEEKAYPVKAIVATAGAFVPQGMYGGFVQGREQSIVSPKINGRLVEMKKHDGDVVHKGDTIALLSADELTQQVLGAQEMISSLGDTLQDTKKYYGQKIDETKSDDTSKEAISSAKKLRTLQMQNVQNGIVEAQSNLRVAQSLAKETIVRAPFDGVIIRTFQDDGQIVGSTTPIFEIADRTEMKVEIFVAQDVMQSLEIGDPVAISSDESDESEEFFAGTVTAVGLRAQSSGQQARITVRVDDPTHVQLGQYVTVRLPQDDVRDDVIMVPENAIVQKYDDMFVFVVEDDVAVQKKVTLGATGDDMVEIASGISAGDRVIVEGMYTIKDRYHVHIYE; from the coding sequence ATGCAGAAGAAACAGAAGGTTATTTTCATAGTGTCGATTTTTGTGGTGACGATCGCTGGCGGTGTCGCGATTTTGGGATTTCCGGAGCGGGGTGTGGCACGGCAATCGGCGGAAGAAAAGGCGTATCCTGTAAAAGCGATCGTGGCAACGGCCGGTGCTTTTGTGCCACAGGGTATGTATGGCGGTTTTGTGCAAGGAAGAGAGCAGTCGATCGTATCGCCAAAGATCAATGGACGCTTGGTAGAGATGAAAAAACATGATGGTGATGTCGTGCATAAAGGTGACACAATTGCTTTGCTCAGTGCGGATGAATTGACACAACAGGTTTTGGGCGCACAAGAGATGATCTCATCGCTCGGAGACACTCTTCAGGACACAAAAAAGTATTATGGGCAAAAGATCGATGAGACAAAAAGTGATGATACAAGCAAAGAAGCGATTTCCAGTGCAAAAAAGTTGCGAACGTTGCAAATGCAGAATGTACAAAACGGTATTGTGGAGGCGCAAAGCAATTTGCGTGTTGCACAGAGCCTTGCCAAGGAGACAATCGTTCGTGCACCGTTCGATGGTGTGATCATCCGCACATTTCAAGACGATGGTCAGATCGTCGGTTCCACGACACCGATCTTTGAGATCGCAGATCGCACAGAGATGAAGGTTGAGATATTTGTTGCACAAGATGTCATGCAATCTCTCGAGATTGGTGATCCTGTTGCGATATCAAGCGATGAAAGCGATGAAAGTGAGGAATTTTTTGCCGGTACGGTCACGGCTGTCGGTTTGCGCGCGCAAAGTAGCGGGCAACAGGCGCGGATTACCGTGCGGGTTGATGATCCTACACATGTGCAATTGGGACAATATGTGACGGTTCGTTTACCGCAAGATGATGTGCGCGATGATGTGATCATGGTGCCGGAAAATGCTATCGTACAAAAATATGATGACATGTTCGTTTTTGTGGTGGAAGATGATGTGGCGGTACAAAAAAAAGTAACACTCGGCGCGACAGGTGACGATATGGTGGAGATCGCCTCGGGTATTTCTGCGGGAGATCGTGTAATTGTGGAGGGGATGTATACAATCAAAGATCGTTATCATGTACATATTTATGAATGA
- a CDS encoding efflux RND transporter permease subunit — protein sequence MKNLPQIRLGIAGRLTQLFLHNTVLSILSIAVIVVWGVVSFVIMPKQYNPEIVAPAFVITTDYPNATSHDVYEQITRPMEDKIAELKNIDGIASQSLPGGRSIVTVKFEIGSDQGDAKIALNQKLQDNMMLKPLGAQDPMIQSIDPDDVPIVDIGLSSHVYGESSLRKMAFDVADELKQVEGVSKVDVVGGRTQQLSVMPRSTQLAAHQISMQEIMATIASANGVYTSDMITGDQRNFVVNVSGTITSPQDAAQLIVREENGAFVRLGDVAEIAYDTGEITNYIDLTDKNGEQPIVHIALAKLKGTNATTVSDGIKEKLETLHGSVIPSDVATVFLRDEGEVAQNEISKLTFDLIKSIVIVAVLLMVFLGVRNSMVAAVSIPLVLLVVFGMGLLFGQTVNRITLFALILSLGLLVDDAIVVIENIARYFRLYPGEDKKKVIVSAVNEVGSALSLSTVTMALAFVPMAFVTGMMGPYMGPIPFFVPVALLASLVLSGSINPFLALLFTKQKTRHTENIFLRGFGVMEKRYAQCVAFLLAEKKRYRMVIIGVAVIFLFSIILPFTPLVPFRMLPKADRDQFYVYLDLPSSATSEQTRSATRFVTQSLLYDQFVENVESFSGEAPVEDFNGLFRGSAQRIYENQSTIRVNLTSHEERKRTSEEIAQDFRVRAQEIITQYPDLSVRIVEDPPGPPVLATFLVKVTGDDDKVRERITDDLLMRVRKISGIDDIDVSTPDHILNYTYKINTDKAQQLGVAPAVIASTLHTALTGSVAGIYYHNDDVSRHAEQEYIIVRLPRDDRDTKDVLSTLSVATAQGAQVGIMEFLEKTDASFDVPIVTDERRVTTYVSGEMVGRSVVYASIDLLSQLRTYHIPDGDSRLTHWSLFGAEYEDVTSGKKYHIMIDGEWKLTLEVFRDLGIAMGVAIFMIYFVLAGKIRSLFIPLLIMVSIPLGFIGVFPGFAILFLIKGTYFNATSMIGIIALSGLSVKNAVIFLEYLEPLRATGHDLRTALVETGRIRLLPIILTSLTAILGSLTIISDPVWEGLAWALIFGLTVSTILTLVIFPLMYYAIMKDRWQNNAQK from the coding sequence ATGAAAAATCTCCCACAAATACGCCTTGGCATTGCCGGACGTTTAACACAACTTTTTTTGCACAACACGGTGTTGTCGATCTTGTCGATTGCTGTGATCGTGGTGTGGGGTGTTGTGTCTTTTGTGATCATGCCAAAACAGTATAATCCGGAAATTGTCGCACCGGCATTTGTGATCACAACCGATTATCCCAACGCAACCAGTCATGATGTCTATGAACAGATCACACGACCGATGGAGGACAAAATTGCAGAATTGAAAAATATCGATGGGATTGCATCACAAAGTCTCCCTGGTGGGCGAAGTATCGTCACTGTAAAATTTGAGATTGGCTCAGATCAGGGGGATGCAAAGATCGCACTCAATCAGAAATTGCAAGACAACATGATGCTCAAACCGCTCGGTGCGCAGGATCCGATGATCCAGTCGATCGATCCTGATGACGTGCCAATCGTTGATATCGGTCTATCATCGCACGTTTATGGTGAGAGTTCTTTGCGGAAGATGGCTTTTGATGTTGCTGATGAGCTAAAACAGGTGGAAGGTGTGTCAAAGGTTGATGTGGTCGGTGGACGTACGCAACAATTGTCCGTTATGCCACGCAGTACGCAATTGGCTGCACATCAGATTTCCATGCAGGAGATCATGGCGACAATTGCGTCGGCAAACGGCGTCTATACATCTGATATGATCACAGGAGATCAGCGAAATTTTGTGGTGAATGTGTCCGGTACCATCACATCGCCACAGGATGCTGCACAGCTCATCGTGCGAGAAGAAAATGGCGCTTTTGTACGATTGGGGGATGTCGCGGAGATCGCATACGATACGGGTGAAATCACAAATTATATCGATCTCACGGATAAAAACGGTGAACAACCGATCGTGCATATTGCATTGGCAAAACTCAAAGGCACAAATGCAACAACTGTTTCAGATGGCATCAAAGAAAAACTTGAGACATTGCATGGCTCGGTGATTCCGTCAGATGTAGCAACGGTGTTTTTGCGTGATGAGGGAGAGGTTGCTCAAAATGAGATCAGCAAATTGACATTCGATCTGATCAAATCCATTGTGATTGTCGCGGTGTTACTTATGGTCTTTTTGGGCGTACGTAACTCGATGGTGGCTGCTGTATCTATCCCGCTTGTTTTACTGGTTGTCTTTGGTATGGGTCTGCTCTTTGGACAAACGGTTAATCGTATTACACTTTTTGCACTTATTTTATCGTTGGGACTTTTGGTCGACGATGCAATCGTCGTGATCGAAAACATTGCGCGATATTTCCGCTTGTATCCCGGAGAAGATAAGAAAAAAGTGATCGTTTCCGCTGTGAATGAGGTTGGCTCCGCATTATCGCTCTCGACCGTAACAATGGCATTGGCGTTTGTGCCGATGGCGTTTGTCACCGGCATGATGGGTCCATACATGGGTCCGATCCCATTCTTTGTACCAGTCGCACTTTTGGCGTCACTTGTGCTTTCTGGTTCGATTAATCCGTTTCTTGCACTTCTTTTTACAAAACAAAAAACACGTCATACAGAAAATATCTTTTTGCGCGGTTTTGGTGTGATGGAAAAAAGATACGCGCAATGCGTCGCATTTTTGCTTGCAGAAAAAAAACGATATCGCATGGTGATCATCGGTGTAGCGGTTATTTTTCTGTTTTCGATCATTTTGCCTTTTACGCCACTTGTGCCGTTTCGCATGTTGCCAAAAGCGGATCGTGACCAGTTTTATGTGTATCTCGATCTGCCAAGTAGTGCCACAAGTGAGCAAACGCGATCCGCGACGCGTTTTGTGACGCAATCGCTTTTGTACGATCAATTTGTAGAAAATGTGGAAAGCTTTTCAGGGGAGGCACCTGTAGAGGACTTTAACGGTTTGTTTCGGGGGAGCGCGCAACGCATATATGAAAATCAATCAACGATCAGAGTAAATCTCACGTCACATGAGGAGCGTAAGCGCACATCGGAAGAAATTGCGCAGGATTTTCGTGTGCGTGCGCAAGAAATCATAACGCAATACCCGGACCTCTCTGTGCGTATTGTAGAGGATCCGCCGGGACCGCCTGTTCTCGCAACGTTTTTGGTCAAAGTGACGGGAGATGATGATAAAGTTCGTGAGCGCATTACGGATGATCTGTTGATGCGTGTGAGAAAGATTTCCGGCATCGATGATATTGACGTGTCCACGCCGGATCATATACTCAACTATACATACAAGATCAACACGGATAAGGCGCAACAGCTCGGTGTTGCGCCGGCAGTAATTGCATCAACATTGCATACGGCACTTACGGGGTCTGTCGCCGGTATCTATTATCATAACGATGATGTATCGCGTCACGCCGAACAGGAGTATATTATTGTGCGATTGCCACGTGATGATCGTGATACAAAAGATGTTTTGTCAACATTATCTGTCGCAACTGCACAGGGTGCACAGGTAGGTATTATGGAATTTTTGGAAAAGACGGATGCTTCTTTTGATGTGCCGATCGTGACAGATGAACGCCGTGTCACGACATATGTTTCCGGTGAAATGGTGGGACGTAGTGTGGTTTATGCGTCAATTGATCTCTTATCGCAATTGCGCACATATCATATACCTGATGGTGACAGTCGTTTGACACACTGGTCGCTTTTTGGCGCGGAATATGAGGATGTGACGAGTGGAAAAAAATACCACATCATGATCGACGGGGAATGGAAATTGACATTGGAAGTGTTTCGCGATCTGGGCATTGCGATGGGCGTGGCGATCTTTATGATCTATTTTGTGCTTGCGGGCAAGATTCGGTCGCTTTTTATCCCATTGCTTATTATGGTCAGTATCCCGCTTGGTTTTATTGGTGTGTTTCCCGGATTTGCAATACTCTTTCTTATCAAGGGGACATATTTTAATGCAACGTCAATGATTGGGATCATCGCGCTTTCTGGGTTATCGGTAAAAAATGCCGTGATCTTTTTGGAGTATCTCGAACCGTTGCGTGCGACGGGACATGATTTGCGCACGGCTCTTGTGGAGACGGGGCGCATTCGTTTATTGCCGATCATCCTCACATCGCTTACGGCAATCCTCGGTTCATTGACGATCATTTCCGACCCTGTGTGGGAAGGATTGGCATGGGCGTTGATCTTTGGATTGACGGTGTCAACGATCTTGACGCTTGTGATCTTTCCGCTCATGTATTATGCGATCATGAAGGACAGATGGCAAAATAATGCGCAAAAATAA
- a CDS encoding DedA family protein produces MGIIDFIIHIDVHLGELIAQYGSVTYGILFAIIFAETGLVFTPFLPGDSLLFAAGMFAANGSFDPLFLAGLLMVATLSGDNVNYWVGRYFGQKIVNNKVIPIKQAHIDKTQAFMDRYGGKTIFLARFMPIVRTFAPFVAGTGKMEYRKFLLFSIAGCVTWVCGFVFTGYFFGNIPVVHDNFSLVVMGIIVLSVTPALFEFVKNMIKKYRTKTTS; encoded by the coding sequence ATGGGAATTATCGATTTTATCATTCATATTGATGTGCATTTGGGTGAATTGATCGCGCAGTATGGCAGTGTAACATACGGTATTTTATTTGCGATTATTTTCGCGGAAACGGGATTGGTGTTCACACCATTTTTACCGGGGGATTCGCTTTTGTTTGCGGCGGGTATGTTTGCAGCAAATGGTTCATTTGATCCGCTTTTTTTGGCGGGACTGCTTATGGTTGCAACGCTGTCGGGGGACAACGTCAATTATTGGGTTGGACGTTATTTTGGGCAAAAGATCGTAAACAACAAGGTTATTCCAATCAAACAAGCGCATATCGACAAAACACAAGCATTTATGGATAGGTATGGTGGCAAAACGATCTTTCTCGCACGCTTCATGCCGATCGTGCGTACATTTGCACCGTTTGTTGCCGGTACGGGCAAAATGGAGTATCGCAAGTTTCTGCTTTTTAGCATTGCCGGCTGTGTCACATGGGTGTGTGGATTTGTATTTACGGGATATTTTTTCGGCAATATTCCGGTCGTGCACGATAACTTTTCTCTGGTTGTGATGGGCATTATTGTTCTTTCTGTAACACCTGCACTGTTTGAATTTGTCAAAAATATGATCAAAAAATATCGCACGAAAACTACTTCATGA
- a CDS encoding DUF2892 domain-containing protein, with translation MAEEKQKHYRMCVGYWHIPRAVYLIGGFLIFASVFLALVFDEKWLYLTLFVGFMFMSFALTGYCPMAILLDKIGLRRE, from the coding sequence ATGGCAGAAGAAAAGCAAAAACACTATCGTATGTGTGTGGGGTACTGGCATATCCCGCGAGCAGTCTATTTGATTGGAGGATTTTTGATCTTTGCATCGGTTTTTCTTGCATTGGTTTTTGATGAAAAGTGGCTCTATCTCACCCTCTTTGTCGGGTTCATGTTCATGAGTTTTGCGCTTACGGGATATTGTCCAATGGCAATTCTCTTGGATAAAATAGGCTTGCGACGGGAATAA
- a CDS encoding MBL fold metallo-hydrolase, with protein MPKKSTITFYGGAGFVTGANFLFDTGERKILIDCGLQQEGTGCYLKDNEFHYDPDSVDFLIVTHAHADHIGKIPKLVRDGFRGTIYSTPATKDLSAVMLDDALRILTDDADEIGCEPLYSRSDVIQALSQWRTIEYHHQFTVGDGVLIEFLDAGHILGSAMVSCERDGCKIIFTGDLGNSPELILPDTEKIHGAHYLLMESVYGDRNHENRQDRTERLAQALRDNYKRGGTLLIPTFALQRAQILLYEINRLVEHKRVPEMPVYFDAPLAQRVTDIFRRYKKLYNTRVQAEIARGDDIFDFPRFVSVKNISESLALDKKSGPKIVIASSGMSNGGRIRLHEKKLLEGKKNTILFIGYQAFGTLGREISEQKKKKVYIDGTWVRVRAKVDMIQGYSGHRDSNNLVAFVGDSADTLEKIFVVMGEPASAQHLAQKLRDRYKIDTKASREGDVEEIDF; from the coding sequence ATGCCGAAAAAATCAACGATTACATTTTATGGCGGTGCGGGGTTTGTTACGGGGGCGAACTTTCTTTTTGATACGGGGGAGCGGAAGATCTTGATCGATTGTGGATTGCAACAAGAAGGCACGGGATGTTATCTCAAGGACAATGAATTTCACTACGATCCGGACTCGGTGGATTTTTTGATCGTGACACATGCGCATGCGGATCATATTGGCAAGATTCCCAAGCTGGTCCGTGATGGTTTTCGCGGGACAATCTATTCTACACCGGCGACCAAAGATCTCTCGGCTGTGATGTTGGATGATGCGTTGCGCATCTTGACAGACGATGCAGATGAGATTGGCTGTGAGCCGCTTTATAGTCGCAGTGACGTCATTCAAGCGCTTTCGCAGTGGCGCACGATCGAATATCATCATCAATTTACGGTAGGAGACGGGGTATTGATCGAGTTTCTGGATGCGGGGCATATCTTGGGCAGTGCAATGGTGTCATGTGAGCGCGACGGGTGCAAGATCATTTTTACGGGAGATCTGGGTAATTCACCGGAATTGATCTTGCCGGACACGGAAAAAATTCATGGTGCTCATTATCTCCTCATGGAGAGTGTGTACGGTGATCGCAATCATGAAAATCGACAGGATCGCACAGAGCGTTTGGCGCAAGCTCTGCGAGATAATTATAAACGTGGTGGCACATTGCTTATCCCGACGTTCGCACTACAACGCGCACAAATCCTCCTTTATGAGATCAACAGGCTTGTGGAACACAAACGTGTGCCGGAAATGCCGGTGTATTTTGATGCGCCACTTGCACAGCGAGTTACAGATATTTTTCGACGGTATAAAAAATTGTACAATACGAGAGTACAAGCAGAAATTGCACGCGGTGATGACATCTTTGATTTTCCACGTTTTGTCAGTGTGAAGAATATCTCAGAGTCTCTGGCATTGGACAAAAAGAGCGGACCAAAAATTGTGATCGCAAGCTCCGGTATGTCCAACGGAGGACGTATCCGATTGCATGAGAAGAAATTATTGGAAGGAAAAAAGAATACGATTCTTTTTATCGGCTATCAGGCTTTCGGGACGCTTGGACGGGAGATTTCGGAACAAAAGAAAAAGAAAGTGTATATCGATGGAACATGGGTGCGCGTGCGGGCAAAGGTTGATATGATTCAGGGATATTCGGGGCATAGAGACAGTAACAATCTGGTTGCTTTTGTGGGGGATAGCGCGGATACGTTGGAAAAAATCTTTGTTGTCATGGGTGAGCCGGCAT